In Nitrosarchaeum koreense MY1, one genomic interval encodes:
- a CDS encoding cobalamin B12-binding domain-containing protein: MKQKTASRRVKILVAKLGLDGHDRGALVLCRAFRDAGMEVIYSGLFATPDRIAQIAEDEDVDAIAMSLLNGAHGTLFPRVVQALNKKGIKDVLVVGGGVIPEVDKKDLKKSGVDEVFGPGTPLNEIIDHITNGVSKLRKL, from the coding sequence ATGAAACAAAAGACTGCTTCAAGACGTGTTAAGATCCTAGTTGCCAAGTTGGGCTTAGATGGTCACGATAGAGGAGCTCTTGTATTATGTAGAGCATTTAGAGATGCAGGGATGGAAGTAATTTACTCGGGTCTATTTGCAACCCCAGATAGAATTGCACAAATTGCAGAAGACGAAGACGTGGATGCAATTGCAATGAGTTTACTTAATGGTGCACATGGAACATTATTTCCAAGAGTAGTTCAAGCATTAAACAAGAAAGGAATCAAAGATGTACTAGTAGTTGGAGGCGGAGTAATACCCGAAGTAGATAAAAAAGATCTTAAAAAATCAGGTGTTGATGAGGTATTTGGTCCAGGTACACCATTAAATGAAATAATTGATCATATCACCAATGGCGTTTCAAAATTAAGAAAATTATAA
- the ilvC gene encoding ketol-acid reductoisomerase: MSNYMAKTWKDKDISLDPLKDQTIAVIGYGIQGDAQSNNMKDSGLNIIVGLKKGGNSWKKAESDGHKVMSVSDACKKADIIHVLLPDMIQSEVYKSEIGPNLSKGKALSFSHAAAIHWKWIDAPKDIDIIMVAPKGPGSKVRETYLENFGTPSIVAVHQDFTGKAWDRTLGIAKAIGSARAGLIQTTFKEEVETDWFGEQADLCGGAASMIQASFETLVEAGYQPEIAYFEVLHELKLIVDMIQRYGINGMWRRVSETARYGGLTRGPMVITSESKDNMKKVLKMIQDGTFNKEWIDEYQKHGKDSFDKYMKETEAHQIEKVGKQMRKMMWPDSTE, translated from the coding sequence TTGAGTAATTATATGGCAAAAACATGGAAAGATAAAGACATCAGCTTAGATCCATTAAAAGATCAAACAATAGCCGTAATTGGTTATGGCATACAAGGGGATGCTCAATCAAATAACATGAAAGATTCTGGTCTTAACATAATTGTTGGTCTTAAAAAAGGTGGAAACAGCTGGAAAAAAGCAGAATCTGATGGTCATAAAGTAATGTCTGTATCTGATGCATGCAAAAAAGCCGATATAATTCACGTTTTACTTCCAGACATGATCCAATCAGAAGTTTACAAATCTGAAATTGGACCTAATCTCTCTAAAGGAAAGGCGTTATCATTTTCACATGCGGCCGCAATTCATTGGAAATGGATTGATGCTCCAAAAGATATTGACATTATCATGGTTGCCCCAAAAGGACCTGGCTCCAAAGTACGAGAGACATATCTTGAAAACTTTGGTACTCCATCGATTGTTGCAGTACATCAAGATTTCACTGGAAAAGCTTGGGATAGAACACTAGGAATTGCAAAGGCAATTGGTAGTGCACGTGCAGGGCTAATTCAAACCACGTTCAAAGAAGAAGTTGAAACTGATTGGTTTGGAGAACAAGCAGATCTTTGTGGCGGCGCTGCATCTATGATACAAGCTTCATTTGAGACTTTAGTTGAGGCAGGCTATCAGCCAGAAATTGCATACTTTGAGGTATTACATGAACTAAAATTAATTGTAGATATGATTCAAAGATATGGAATCAATGGAATGTGGAGACGTGTTAGTGAGACTGCAAGGTATGGTGGTTTAACACGTGGTCCAATGGTAATTACTAGTGAAAGTAAAGACAACATGAAAAAAGTTCTAAAAATGATTCAGGATGGAACTTTCAATAAAGAATGGATTGATGAATATCAGAAACATGGTAAAGATTCATTTGATAAATACATGAAAGAGACTGAAGCCCATCAAATTGAGAAAGTTGGAAAGCAAATGCGTAAGATGATGTGGCCCGACTCTACAGAATAA
- a CDS encoding nicotinamide-nucleotide adenylyltransferase, which produces MRGLMMGRFQPFHLGHLDLVKQILDQCDEVIIAITSSQFNYLEKDPFTAGERIEMIHDSLKESEINLSRCFIVAIENQFNIATWSSFLKSALPHFDKVYSGNDYVKMLLADSSIDVITPKFLERSQYNASHIRQMIISDDNWQILVPEAVAKFLQKINGKKRLEIISKSDTKPTEH; this is translated from the coding sequence ATGCGTGGATTGATGATGGGCAGGTTTCAGCCTTTCCATTTGGGGCATTTAGATTTGGTAAAACAAATTCTTGATCAATGCGATGAGGTAATTATTGCAATTACTAGCTCTCAATTCAATTATTTAGAAAAAGATCCTTTTACCGCTGGTGAGCGAATTGAAATGATACATGATTCATTAAAAGAATCTGAAATTAATTTATCTCGATGTTTTATTGTTGCAATTGAAAATCAATTCAATATTGCAACTTGGTCATCCTTTCTAAAATCTGCATTGCCTCACTTTGATAAAGTATACAGTGGAAATGATTATGTCAAAATGCTACTTGCCGATTCTTCAATTGATGTAATAACCCCAAAATTTCTAGAAAGATCACAATACAATGCATCTCATATCCGTCAAATGATAATATCTGATGATAACTGGCAAATACTTGTTCCTGAGGCGGTTGCTAAATTTTTACAAAAGATCAATGGCAAAAAAAGACTGGAAATAATATCAAAGTCCGATACAAAACCAACTGAACACTAA
- a CDS encoding EF-Tu/IF-2/RF-3 family GTPase, with product MVKSINFVVLGKQDIAAEFGKKGTVTDLSLYDRKESDVIKTWVTPSGFPDKIQPLLQSINLAEFVIFLVDKLDKFTGEQIIALDTLKKTQGILSHTFDVDESKLNSMIKGTVVEKYLKVEQGKLKEEMDKIQPTSNTDPPRMVIDQCFDVKGVGTVILGKVTCGTIKQYDNLKLYPAGIDVMIKSIQMHDDPVEESICPARVGLAVKGAKPDEVGRGDVIAKEGTVSVKSEIELDFTKSPFYKTDIAENQGCLVSVGLQIKAAKFSSIAPLKLKFEKPIVYNADDIAVILKPESTTIRILGSGPIK from the coding sequence ATGGTTAAGTCCATAAATTTTGTAGTCTTGGGAAAACAAGACATTGCAGCAGAATTTGGCAAAAAAGGAACTGTGACTGATCTTTCTCTTTATGATAGGAAGGAATCTGATGTTATCAAAACTTGGGTGACTCCTAGTGGGTTTCCAGATAAAATACAACCCCTTTTACAATCAATCAATCTAGCTGAATTTGTAATATTTCTTGTTGATAAACTTGACAAATTCACTGGGGAGCAAATTATTGCACTTGATACGCTAAAAAAAACTCAAGGAATCTTATCTCATACTTTTGATGTTGATGAATCAAAGTTAAATTCAATGATAAAAGGTACTGTAGTTGAAAAATACCTTAAAGTTGAACAGGGCAAACTCAAAGAAGAAATGGACAAGATTCAGCCAACTTCAAACACTGATCCTCCAAGAATGGTAATTGATCAATGCTTTGATGTTAAAGGTGTTGGAACAGTAATTCTTGGTAAAGTAACATGTGGAACAATCAAACAATATGATAACCTCAAACTATACCCTGCAGGAATTGATGTAATGATAAAATCAATTCAAATGCATGATGACCCAGTTGAGGAATCTATTTGTCCTGCAAGAGTAGGTCTTGCAGTAAAAGGTGCAAAACCAGATGAGGTTGGACGAGGTGATGTTATTGCAAAGGAAGGAACCGTTAGTGTTAAATCTGAAATTGAGCTTGATTTTACTAAAAGTCCATTTTATAAAACTGACATTGCTGAAAATCAAGGATGTCTTGTTAGTGTAGGCCTGCAAATAAAAGCAGCCAAATTTTCATCAATTGCTCCTTTGAAACTAAAATTTGAAAAACCAATAGTTTACAATGCTGATGATATTGCAGTAATTTTAAAACCCGAATCCACAACCATTAGAATTCTTGGTAGTGGCCCAATCAAATAG